In one Mycobacterium sp. NBC_00419 genomic region, the following are encoded:
- a CDS encoding KasA/KasB family beta-ketoacyl-ACP synthase, whose protein sequence is MGVLRTGEGLADVVVTAMTSTTALASDAEETWQQLLEGASGIRPLDKWFTREYSSPVIIGGPLQEDFDHYLNRVELRRLSYLGKMATVLGRRLWDQAGAPEVDTTRLTVSVGIALGTTEEIAVQYNDWEDRGLRAMSPLAVQMFMPNAPAAAIGLERQAKAGVITPVMADAAGAGAIAEAWRRLVLGEADIAICGAVETQVEAVPVAAFSALGLLSTNNDDPPGACRPFDRHRDGMVLAEGGALMLIETEQHAKARGAPILARLMGVGVNSDGYDDLRPDPTGALAADAIVRAMQLAGLQPADIDHVNAHATGTTFGDLAEAQAIRRALPGRAPAVYAPKAALGHSLGAAGAVEAVLTVQALRDGVVPATRNVKDLDPAIDLDVVVDRPRPGDYRYALTNSFGLGGHNAALVFGAA, encoded by the coding sequence ATGGGTGTGTTGCGCACCGGTGAGGGACTGGCCGACGTCGTTGTCACCGCGATGACGTCGACCACGGCGTTGGCCTCCGACGCCGAAGAGACCTGGCAGCAGCTGCTGGAAGGCGCCAGCGGCATCCGCCCGCTCGATAAGTGGTTCACCCGCGAGTACTCCTCGCCGGTGATCATCGGCGGCCCGTTGCAGGAGGACTTCGACCACTACCTCAACCGCGTCGAACTTCGACGGCTGTCCTACCTGGGCAAGATGGCCACCGTCCTGGGCCGGCGGCTGTGGGACCAGGCCGGTGCACCCGAGGTGGACACCACCCGGCTGACGGTGTCGGTCGGGATTGCGCTGGGCACCACCGAGGAGATCGCGGTGCAGTACAACGACTGGGAGGACCGTGGCCTGCGGGCCATGTCCCCGCTGGCCGTGCAGATGTTCATGCCCAATGCCCCCGCCGCCGCGATCGGGTTGGAACGCCAAGCCAAGGCCGGCGTGATCACCCCCGTGATGGCCGATGCCGCCGGTGCCGGCGCGATCGCCGAAGCGTGGCGGCGCCTGGTCCTGGGCGAGGCCGATATCGCGATCTGCGGAGCGGTGGAGACCCAGGTCGAGGCGGTGCCGGTAGCCGCGTTCTCGGCGCTGGGCTTGTTGTCGACGAACAACGACGACCCGCCCGGCGCTTGCCGGCCGTTCGACCGGCATCGCGACGGTATGGTCCTGGCCGAAGGCGGCGCCCTGATGCTGATCGAAACCGAGCAGCACGCCAAAGCCCGGGGAGCGCCAATTCTGGCCAGGCTCATGGGAGTTGGCGTCAACTCCGACGGATACGACGATCTGCGCCCGGATCCGACCGGAGCCCTTGCCGCCGATGCCATCGTCCGGGCCATGCAGCTGGCCGGGCTGCAACCGGCCGACATCGACCACGTCAACGCCCACGCCACCGGCACCACATTCGGTGATCTGGCTGAGGCGCAGGCCATTCGGCGTGCTCTGCCCGGTCGCGCCCCGGCGGTGTATGCGCCCAAAGCCGCGCTGGGACACTCCCTCGGTGCCGCCGGCGCAGTCGAGGCGGTGCTCACCGTGCAGGCGCTGCGCGACGGCGTCGTGCCGGCCACTCGCAACGTCAAAGACCTCGACCCGGCGATCGACCTCGATGTCGTCGTCGACCGGCCGCGCCCCGGCGACTACCGGTATGCCCTCACCAACTCATTCGGCCTCGGTGGGCACAACGCGGCTCTGGTCTTCGGCGCCGCCTGA
- a CDS encoding cyclopropane mycolic acid synthase family methyltransferase produces the protein MTQSRSGSTQLRPAYEDVQAHYDISNDFFGLFQDPSRTYSCAFFERDDMTLEEAQMAKIDLALGELYLQPGMTLLDIGCGWGSVMKRAVQRHDVNTLGLTLSRNQRALGQQILDDVDSSRSRQILLRGWEEFDQPVDRIVSIEAFEAFPKDRYAAFFEMCHRILPGDGRMVLQTIMGHPLKRWPEMGIPITMSDLKFMRFIAKEIFPGGAVPCDDDIADFAGRAGFSVESLNYLTPHYVRTLDIWSQRLEAAREQAIAATSVEIYDRYMRYLVGCSDFFSRGVSEVGQFTLVKQ, from the coding sequence ATGACGCAGAGCAGGTCGGGCTCTACGCAATTGCGCCCCGCATACGAGGACGTTCAGGCCCACTACGACATCTCGAACGATTTCTTCGGGCTCTTCCAGGACCCGTCGCGCACCTACAGTTGCGCGTTCTTCGAACGCGACGACATGACGCTCGAAGAGGCGCAGATGGCCAAGATCGATCTGGCGCTCGGCGAGCTGTATCTGCAACCGGGGATGACGCTGCTCGACATCGGCTGCGGCTGGGGTTCGGTGATGAAACGTGCCGTGCAACGCCACGACGTGAACACGCTGGGCTTGACGCTGAGCCGCAACCAACGCGCCCTGGGCCAGCAGATCCTCGACGATGTCGACTCGTCGAGGTCGCGGCAGATCCTGTTGCGCGGCTGGGAGGAGTTCGATCAGCCGGTGGACCGGATCGTCAGTATCGAAGCGTTCGAGGCGTTCCCGAAGGACCGCTACGCCGCATTCTTCGAGATGTGCCATCGGATATTGCCCGGCGACGGCCGGATGGTGCTGCAGACGATCATGGGCCATCCGCTGAAGCGCTGGCCGGAGATGGGCATCCCGATCACGATGAGCGACCTGAAGTTCATGCGGTTCATCGCCAAGGAGATCTTCCCCGGCGGGGCGGTGCCGTGCGACGACGACATCGCCGACTTCGCCGGCCGGGCAGGGTTTTCCGTCGAGAGCCTGAACTATCTGACCCCGCACTACGTCCGCACACTCGACATCTGGTCGCAGCGGCTGGAGGCCGCCCGCGAGCAGGCGATCGCCGCGACCTCGGTGGAGATCTACGACCGCTACATGCGCTACCTGGTCGGCTGCTCCGACTTCTTCAGCCGAGGGGTGTCCGAGGTCGGCCAGTTCACGTTGGTCAAGCAGTAG
- a CDS encoding cyclopropane mycolic acid synthase family methyltransferase, producing the protein MSKSASATRGSDKDEVQFHYDISNEFFKLWQDPTQTYSCAYFERDDMTLEEAQMAKVDLALGKLGLEPGMTLLDIGCGWGSTIMRAVDKYDVNVIGLTLSENQRRHIEENWFANSTSPRHKEVRLQPWEEFDGKVDRIVSIGAFEHFGFNKYDDYFKKTFSWLPDDGVMLLHTITIPEDEEIKAKGLPLTMSRVRFIKFIMDEIYPGGRLPLASMVRKHALTAGYAVTREQHLQPHYARTLDTWASNLEARKDEAVAITSEEIYDRFHKYLTGCADLFRSGYTDVCQFTCEKAAR; encoded by the coding sequence CTGTCGAAGTCCGCATCAGCGACCCGCGGGTCCGACAAGGACGAAGTGCAGTTCCACTACGACATCTCCAACGAGTTCTTCAAGCTGTGGCAAGACCCCACCCAGACGTATAGCTGCGCCTACTTCGAGCGCGACGACATGACGCTGGAAGAAGCCCAGATGGCCAAGGTCGACCTGGCGCTGGGCAAGCTCGGGCTCGAACCCGGCATGACCCTGCTCGACATCGGCTGCGGCTGGGGTTCGACGATCATGCGCGCGGTCGACAAGTACGACGTCAACGTCATCGGGCTGACGCTGTCGGAAAACCAGCGCCGCCACATCGAGGAGAACTGGTTCGCCAACTCGACGAGCCCGCGACACAAGGAAGTTCGCCTACAGCCGTGGGAGGAGTTCGACGGCAAGGTCGACCGGATCGTGTCGATCGGCGCCTTCGAACACTTCGGCTTCAACAAGTACGACGACTACTTCAAGAAGACCTTCAGCTGGCTGCCCGACGACGGTGTGATGCTGCTCCACACGATCACCATTCCCGAGGACGAGGAGATCAAAGCCAAGGGATTGCCGCTGACCATGTCGCGGGTGCGGTTCATCAAATTCATCATGGACGAGATCTATCCCGGTGGCCGGCTGCCGCTGGCCTCGATGGTCCGCAAGCACGCGCTCACCGCCGGTTATGCCGTCACCCGTGAGCAGCATCTGCAGCCGCACTACGCCCGCACCCTGGACACCTGGGCGTCGAACCTGGAAGCCAGGAAAGACGAGGCCGTCGCGATCACGTCCGAAGAGATCTACGACCGGTTCCACAAGTACCTGACCGGGTGCGCAGACCTGTTCCGCAGCGGATACACCGATGTCTGCCAGTTCACCTGCGAGAAAGCCGCACGTTGA
- a CDS encoding SAM-dependent methyltransferase translates to MAYEDRVRWDGRHADREPGPVGPPGVFAPYESAFPVAGHALDLACGQGEAAVWLAVRGLHVLGIDVSPVAIAGARELAVRNAVDERCRFEVVDLDGGLPPGPQANVIVCNKFRDRRLDAAILERLAPGGLLAISALSEVGAQPGPFRVAAGELTQAFADLDVVAASEADGQAWLLARR, encoded by the coding sequence ATGGCCTACGAGGATCGTGTTCGCTGGGATGGCAGACATGCCGACCGTGAGCCGGGGCCGGTGGGCCCGCCGGGCGTTTTCGCCCCCTACGAGAGTGCGTTTCCGGTCGCTGGACATGCCCTTGACCTGGCCTGCGGCCAAGGGGAGGCGGCGGTGTGGCTGGCGGTGCGGGGTCTGCACGTGCTGGGCATCGACGTCTCGCCGGTGGCGATCGCCGGCGCACGAGAGTTGGCTGTGCGCAACGCCGTTGACGAGCGGTGTCGATTCGAGGTGGTCGATCTTGACGGTGGACTTCCGCCGGGTCCGCAGGCGAACGTGATCGTCTGCAACAAGTTCCGCGACCGCAGGCTCGACGCCGCGATTCTCGAGCGGCTGGCGCCCGGCGGTCTGCTGGCGATCAGTGCGCTCAGCGAGGTCGGCGCCCAGCCGGGCCCGTTTCGGGTGGCCGCGGGGGAATTGACACAGGCTTTTGCTGACCTGGATGTGGTTGCCGCATCGGAGGCCGACGGCCAGGCGTGGCTGCTAGCCCGCCGTTGA
- a CDS encoding NYN domain-containing protein, translating into MTEPGAARVAVYLDFDNIVISRYDQVNGRNSFQRDKAKGLEPAKLTLARVDVGAILDFASSFGTVVLTRAYADWSAGVNAEYREQLVGRAVDLVQLFPAAAYGKNAADIRLAVDAVEDMFRLPDLTHVVIVAGDSDYIPLAQRCKRLGRYVVGIGVAGSSSKSLAAACDDFVIYDALPGVPVLQPAAAEEKPRAKSAKSAEPEPPDGQAAATALLKRALQIGLEKDDVEWLHNSTVKAQMKRMDPSFSEKSLGFKSFSDFLRSRSDIVELDESSTTRMVKLR; encoded by the coding sequence ATGACCGAACCCGGTGCGGCCCGCGTCGCGGTGTATCTCGACTTCGACAACATCGTGATCTCCCGCTACGACCAGGTCAACGGCCGCAACTCATTTCAGCGTGACAAAGCCAAGGGCCTGGAGCCGGCGAAGCTGACCCTGGCCCGGGTGGACGTGGGGGCGATACTGGACTTCGCCTCCTCGTTCGGGACGGTGGTGCTGACGCGGGCCTACGCCGACTGGTCGGCCGGCGTCAATGCCGAGTACCGCGAACAGCTGGTCGGCCGCGCCGTCGACCTCGTGCAGTTGTTCCCGGCCGCCGCCTACGGCAAGAACGCCGCCGACATCCGGCTGGCGGTCGACGCCGTCGAGGACATGTTCCGGCTGCCCGACCTGACCCACGTGGTGATCGTGGCCGGCGACTCGGACTACATTCCGCTCGCGCAGCGCTGCAAGCGGCTGGGTCGTTACGTGGTGGGCATCGGGGTGGCCGGATCCTCGAGCAAGTCGCTGGCCGCGGCATGCGACGACTTCGTCATCTATGACGCACTGCCCGGGGTGCCGGTGCTCCAGCCGGCTGCCGCCGAGGAGAAGCCGCGTGCCAAGTCCGCGAAGTCCGCCGAGCCCGAACCGCCAGACGGGCAGGCAGCGGCGACCGCGCTGCTGAAGCGGGCCCTGCAGATCGGCCTGGAAAAGGACGACGTGGAGTGGCTGCACAACTCGACGGTCAAGGCGCAGATGAAGCGGATGGACCCGTCGTTCTCGGAGAAGTCGTTGGGCTTTAAGTCGTTCAGCGACTTCCTGCGGTCACGCTCGGACATCGTCGAACTCGACGAGAGCTCGACGACCCGGATGGTCAAGCTGCGCTAG